ACAGCTGCTAGCAGTTGTTTCTTGACGAGAGTTGGCTTCTGGCTGCCCGTCACGGTACCTTCTTTCTCAAGAGACTTTGCGGGCCCAGTGCCTGCCGATCGTCGATGGAAATGCCCTCCCTGTACCACACACCTCATTTTCGCAGAGGGCGTTGTCCATGTGCTCCGTTTCCAGCAGACCACACGCTTTGACCGGCATCTATGACCTTTTTGCTAACTTTGCGTCTAGTGAGTCTGTCTCGATCCCAAAGAACCCTCGCACCGAACGCCCTGTCGGTTATGCCTTTGTTGATCTTTCCACACCTTCTGAGGCTGAGCGTGCTATTGCTGAGCTCTCTGGCAAGGAGATCCTTGAGCGCAAGGTCTCCGTCCAGCTTGCCCGCAAGCCGGAGCCTGCTGGTGAGAAGACCGAAGGCGCCAACGGTGAAGGCTCAGGTGCTGAGGGATCTCGCCGCCGTGCCTCTGGTCGTGGTCGCGGacgtggccgtggccgtggaGGACGTACTGCTCGCGGTGGTCGCGCTGGCGTAAGTGTAGACCTGGATGTGAAACATACAGTCGATCGATAAGAGCTGACTTAACTGTTATGAATAGGACGCCggcgaagagaagaaggagggtgaAACTACTACTGCCGCCACCGAAGCTGCGGCTGCCCCTGCCGAGGCCGAGGGCACCTCTGAGGTTCAACCATTGACGGACATCACAAATCTTAACCAGAACGAGACTGACTCGAAAACTAAGAAGAACCAGACCCGCCCCCAGCGCGAGCGTCGTGAGCGCGGCCCCCCTGCCGATGGTATcccttccaagaccaaggtcaTGGTTGCCAACCTCCCTTATGACTTGACTGAGGAGAAGGTGAGTTGATTTGCCACATTTTGTATCCTGCATGGCCTCTGTTGAATGCATTCTGACTCGCAATACCCAGCTCATTGAGCTCTTCAAGGCATACGAGCCTTCCTCCGCCAAGATTGCCCTCCGACCCATCCCTCGATTCatgatcaagaagctgcaggcTCGTGGTGAGGCTCGTAAGGGTCGTGGATTTGGATTCGTCACCCTCGCTTCTGAGGAACTTCAGCAGAAGGCTGTTACTGAGATGAACGGCAAGGAGATTGAAGGCCGTGAGATTGCTGTCAAGGTCGCTATTGACAGCCCCGATAAGACTGATGAGGAGGCCAACGCTCCTCAGGACGAGAacaaggagaacaaggaggCCACCGAGGCGGCCCCTGCCACCGCCACTGCCTAAGGGTGTGGTCGTTCCTCTTCGTTGGTAGGCCATGGTTACGCTAGATGACTCGAGACGTTTCCCTGCCTGAATGAGATTAATTACGACGATTTTCAAACTATATTACTTATGGTAGATGCTCGTTTAACTTTTTGGCAAACAAGCAGTCATGTACACTGCTCTACTTGTTACCTGCGGGACATGTCATCACACAACATATGTGGGTGGAGTCTGGAGGTCATTTGGGAAGGCAGTGGATTGATTTGTCTTGCTTGTTATAATGAAAATTTAATATCTTATTCCATGAGAGGACGGTTGTGTGACTGGTATGAGAATGGAGAATGAGGAGAATAAACCTGCAAATTTCACTCTGTGCATGATTGAGACTGGCATGACTGTGTGATACACTAGAGCATAAAGGCTGTCTCAAATGGTAGTCGATGATGAATAATGCAGTTGATGGCGCGACCAGAGACGAGACCATACTGTAAATGCTCTATCACACGGGGCACGGTTTGTTGACGGATGTGTTAAGCTGGCAGGGTTTGTTTGTGAAGTTTGAGACGATAACCAACAGGCCACGAATCGCATACCACATCGGCATCATCTACCAGACGTCTGGTGACATTATTGGTCGGACCAAGGCAGCAAACAGATTCGAGACAGAGATGTCTCCGTGCATGTGAAGAGGTGATGCCAAGACTCGAGGTAGCTTGGAGCTTCATTACCCACATGGAGACCTGGACAGGGACAGGAGACAAATTATGGGGATCAAATGAGAGATCAACTGGTCAGTGGTGTTTGTCACAGCTCATGGCACAACTGGGACCAGCCAGAGTTAGCGAGGATTCGATGGAGTCGCCCCGCCCACCAAATACAGCACGGGTCCTAAGTTCATTGATGGGCTGGgtgttcaaatgttggctGACCATCCCTGATTACGCCCCAGTAAACCAGCACAGCGAGTGCCATTGCAGTCAATTGACGACACAGAACAAAGCGGGAGGGGATTAAGCGCGTGCCACAACTCTTCAGAAGCGACAGCCACGAGAGCAGGAAAAAGGCGCCAACTTTGTTCCTGAACTTGATAGTCTCCAACCCCTAGCCACCACGATCCATCGAAAACTGCACAAGGCAAACACATTTGTCCCGGTACATCAGGCTCACACCGATCGTTCTCGCGCCTCGAcacacaatggcatccaaaGCCATGTGGGAGGTCGACCCAGAGACGAGGTCCAAGGTATGACCCGTCATTACCCTCGCCATGGCCTGATGAGCCAGTTGGACGCCGCTGGCCTGCATCTTTAGAAGAACAAGACGTACTAATTGCAAACCTACAGCTCGCCGCCCTCCAGAAAGAATCCCAAAACAACGTCTGCTGCGACTGCAACGCCCCCTCGCCACAATGGGCATCCCCCAAATTCGGCGTCTTCATCTGCCTCTCTTGCGCTGGTGTCCACCGCGGCCTCGGCGTTCACATCTCCTTTGTCCGCAGCATCTCTATGGACGCCTTCAAAGCGAGCGAGATTGAGCGAATGCGACTCGGCGGCAACGAGGGATGGAGGAAATTCTTTGAGGAGCACGAGGACACACAAATGCGAGGAATCACCTGGGAGGATGCGACAATTGCGGAGCGATATAGTGGCGAAGTCGGCGACGAGTGGAAAGAGAGGCTATCCTGCAAAGTTGAGGGCAGGGAATATGTCCCtggggagaagaagcctGCCGCTCCTGCGGTCAAGCCTACGTCGTCGCCTGCCCTTGGAGGTCAGAGGGGTGCCTCGAGGACGGGGACGCCGCTGAGCAATTCGACGAGCCGGAGTGAGAGCCCTGGTAAGGGCGGTGCTGGTGGCCCTGGGGGCAAAGTAAGAGTGGACGACAAGTATTTTTCAAGATTGGGCGCGGAGAATGCCTCACGGCCGGACGATGTCCCTCCTAGTCAGGGCGGCAAGTatgctggctttggaaaTATGCCTGCTCCTGCGAAGACGAACCAGGCTGGTATCCCTAACTTTGACGATCTGCAAAAGGATCCTATGGCGGCGCTGACCAAGGGTTTCGGGTGGTTTACGTCTACGGTGAGCAAGACTGCCAAGACTGTGAATGATGGGTATATCCAGCCCACCGCTAAGCAGGTTTGTTGACCCTTTTTACTCTTACTGTAGAAAGTAGCTATTATTGTTGGACATGAGCATGCTGACTGCTATAGTTTGCGGAAGGcgactttgccaaacaagcccaacTT
The genomic region above belongs to Pochonia chlamydosporia 170 chromosome 2, whole genome shotgun sequence and contains:
- a CDS encoding RNP domain-containing protein (similar to Metarhizium acridum CQMa 102 XP_007814277.1) is translated as MSATNVEKATDAAVNDVANTLSNTSISQPADDKAAANEAASASAAEGRRLYIGNLAYATTEGELKDFFKSYLVESVSIPKNPRTERPVGYAFVDLSTPSEAERAIAELSGKEILERKVSVQLARKPEPAGEKTEGANGEGSGAEGSRRRASGRGRGRGRGRGGRTARGGRAGDAGEEKKEGETTTAATEAAAAPAEAEGTSEVQPLTDITNLNQNETDSKTKKNQTRPQRERRERGPPADGIPSKTKVMVANLPYDLTEEKLIELFKAYEPSSAKIALRPIPRFMIKKLQARGEARKGRGFGFVTLASEELQQKAVTEMNGKEIEGREIAVKVAIDSPDKTDEEANAPQDENKENKEATEAAPATATA
- a CDS encoding zinc finger protein gcs1 (similar to Cordyceps militaris CM01 XP_006669341.1), producing MASKAMWEVDPETRSKLAALQKESQNNVCCDCNAPSPQWASPKFGVFICLSCAGVHRGLGVHISFVRSISMDAFKASEIERMRLGGNEGWRKFFEEHEDTQMRGITWEDATIAERYSGEVGDEWKERLSCKVEGREYVPGEKKPAAPAVKPTSSPALGGQRGASRTGTPLSNSTSRSESPGKGGAGGPGGKVRVDDKYFSRLGAENASRPDDVPPSQGGKYAGFGNMPAPAKTNQAGIPNFDDLQKDPMAALTKGFGWFTSTVSKTAKTVNDGYIQPTAKQFAEGDFAKQAQLTASQFARQAQLAGKSAQDGFTRFVEGNEGGHRRDAPLDESRKDFWDDFSSLAEQKKQTNSSIGTSAMGMGKKGGAAGQPAKKTDDWDDW